The Morganella morganii sequence TCCCCGAAATCCATCATCTGCACCACCTTAAAGCCGAAACGCTGATAAAAGTGTTTTACGAATTCATTTTCCGGCTCATAACTCAACCGCAGCCAGGGCAGCGGCTGCTCCCGGGCGTTATTCATCGCGGTGATTTTTTCCAGTAAAGCAGCAAATGCGGCTTTACCCAGCCCTTTGCCCTGAAACTGTGCATCCAGCATAAAGCGCCAGATCCAGAACATGCCATCATCGTCATCAATACCGTACATGGCAAAACCGATCATGGTTTCATCGTCATAAATCACATCGGCACTGAAATTATTCACAAACTGAAGCTGTGCCAGGGAATACACATTGGAGGCCACAAAATCCTCCTGATCCTCCCGCACTTCCAGATCCACACACGCTTCCCAGTTATCTTTACTGACCGGACATAAACGAATCATCGCCTCTCCTGTTGTTACCGCTGTTTTTTTCTGCCTGTCTATTATTGCCGCTCTGATAAAAAATAGCCGCACGGGATGGTGCATTCCGTGTTTTTCTTTCTTAATTCAGATTAAATTCCGCAGGAAGATACCTTCGCGGGTCACTGAGGTTACATACAACAATGGCAGCAGTAAGAATGGAGGCGTGATTTCAGGAGTACTGTCTGAACGTGATACCGGAATTACCGGTAAACGGAGAGAAAACCTGCCGGTCAGTTAACCGGCAGGCTGTTGTGATTAACCGAAGACGGAATGCCACAGTCCGGCAAAGAAGCGGACAATATAATCCCAGATACGGCCGAAGAAACCGGCTTCCTCAACCTGCTGCTGAACTACCAGCGGACGCTGTTCAACGACTTTATCATCAAGGATAAAGTTGATTTTCCCGACCACCTGGTTTTTCGCCAGCGGCGCTTCCAGCGTGGTGCTGTCCAGCTCAAAAGTGGCTTTCAGATCTTTGAGTTTGCCTTTCGGGATCGTGACATAAATGTCTTTTTCCGCGCCCAGCGGCACTTCTGAAATATCCCCGAACCAGACACGCTCAGTGGTCAGCGGGGTATCGGCTTTCACCGGTGCCACGGTTTCAAAGAAACGGAAGCCCCAGGAGAGGATTTTTTCGCTTTCAGCAAAGCGGACACGGTCACTCGGTGCACCCAGTACCACAGAAATCAGACGCATCGGACCGTCGGTCGCGGAAGCCACCAGGTTATGTCCCGCACCGCTGGTGTGACCGGTTTTCACACCATCCACATTGAGATTAGTGCTCCACAGCAGGCGGTTGCGGTTCGGCTGACGGATCTTATTAAAAGTAAATTCTTTCTCTTTATGGATAACATATTCATCCGGCAC is a genomic window containing:
- a CDS encoding GNAT family N-acetyltransferase, with amino-acid sequence MIRLCPVSKDNWEACVDLEVREDQEDFVASNVYSLAQLQFVNNFSADVIYDDETMIGFAMYGIDDDDGMFWIWRFMLDAQFQGKGLGKAAFAALLEKITAMNNAREQPLPWLRLSYEPENEFVKHFYQRFGFKVVQMMDFGEEMAQMPLSS
- a CDS encoding serine hydrolase, translating into MQTVISSRVTGLIGGLAFGFLSIGHAFAEETPVAPQVDAKAYVLMDYNSGKILASANADERLDPASLTKIMSSYVVGQAIKAGKVTPDDIVTVGINAWATGNPVLKGSSLMFLKPDDRVKLIDLNKGMVIQSGNDASIALAEYVAGSQETFVSQMNSYAKQIGLTNTHFKTVHGLDSEGQYSTAKDMALLTQALITDVPDEYVIHKEKEFTFNKIRQPNRNRLLWSTNLNVDGVKTGHTSGAGHNLVASATDGPMRLISVVLGAPSDRVRFAESEKILSWGFRFFETVAPVKADTPLTTERVWFGDISEVPLGAEKDIYVTIPKGKLKDLKATFELDSTTLEAPLAKNQVVGKINFILDDKVVEQRPLVVQQQVEEAGFFGRIWDYIVRFFAGLWHSVFG